Proteins from one Pontibacter korlensis genomic window:
- a CDS encoding SusC/RagA family TonB-linked outer membrane protein, with protein sequence MRKIYLTSNVLSSVIPFPESLSSKKIAIALLAVALLSPETTQAKIASSATAFALVQQQLEVRGRVTDEKGTGVPGAAVVVQGTTVGATTDADGNFTLTVPNPTGTLIISSLGYRKQEVPINSRSVINVTLTSDVQALGEVVVTGYGTQRKADVTGATSTVTAEDLNAGVINNPMQAIQGKVAGLNIVSNSGDPTNNRPAIRLRGTSSLSANSEPLIVIDGVAGADLNTVAPEDIESIDVLKDASAAAIYGSRGANGVIIVTTKRGQEGRITVELSSYAGVESVSRTLPFLSADDYVNRLREQGLDVAANDYGARTDWFDELTRNAISHNHSLAVSGGTDKFTYRGSVVYLKQPGIAINSGFDRLNGRLNLTQKAINDKLEVQLLLSQQVSNKDYVDYFPFLLAGRINPTIPVYNDNGTYLQPGIAGFDEFNGSRIPGGFEIENPVARMRQITNESRDRQTLGNLKVYLEPVEGLRFGVNTSINTYNSIYGFFRPSTWRANNNNVSFGMRSEREVIDRLLELTGQYERDFGSHTFNVLGGYTYQKLSNQGLFAANRGFPDVFGYNNIGTGDNPLDREVGSYQSEAILVGFIGRVNYSYNDRYLLTANIRRDGSSRFGENNRWGWFPSLSVGWRLKEESFLQDVGFISDLKLRVGYGVTGNQEGIPDYAARPLYGRSGTYQSGGEFIGAYRPLQNANPDLKWETSSMWNVGLDFAFFDGRLSGSLELYDKNTKDLLFEYPIAIGTRYGSGNLTAVAPNILANVGEISNRGVELALDFLAVEAGDFQWRTLLNLSHNRNRVESLSSGLFQYDPESPRTYGNFGSGQGGIAEPVVLLEGRPVGQFYGPVLRGYGTNDTGAPIYLWEDFGGGGNDPFGADRTFLGDANPNLLFGWGNTLGYKSVELSFLFRGALGHQIVNGPYIYSANPNRFPGNNVVEDAFDTGIPEGLPPAFSSQWVEDGDFVRLDNFRLSYRLPNFWDQITNASVFIAGNNTFVITNYRGIDPEPRLGTSRDIYGGSQSAGVQPGGGGGAGGANLTPAEASTIRRSLGGTDITENDIRAASLSTGIEPLTFYPRTRTFTLGISIVF encoded by the coding sequence ATGAGAAAGATTTACCTTACCTCAAATGTGCTTTCCTCTGTTATTCCTTTCCCGGAATCACTTTCGTCCAAAAAGATTGCCATAGCACTGCTAGCCGTTGCTTTACTTTCTCCGGAAACGACGCAGGCTAAAATTGCCAGTAGTGCTACTGCCTTTGCTCTTGTACAGCAGCAGCTGGAAGTAAGAGGACGGGTAACTGATGAAAAAGGAACAGGCGTACCTGGGGCTGCTGTAGTTGTACAAGGTACAACAGTAGGTGCCACCACGGATGCGGACGGCAATTTCACGCTAACTGTACCCAATCCCACTGGGACACTCATCATTTCCTCGTTAGGTTACCGAAAGCAGGAGGTACCTATCAACAGCCGGTCAGTTATCAATGTTACACTTACTTCTGATGTGCAAGCTTTGGGGGAAGTGGTGGTAACCGGTTATGGTACCCAACGCAAAGCCGATGTCACAGGTGCTACTTCTACCGTAACAGCCGAGGACCTGAACGCAGGGGTCATCAATAACCCGATGCAGGCAATACAAGGTAAGGTGGCTGGCCTGAACATAGTATCTAACAGTGGCGACCCAACCAACAACAGGCCAGCGATACGTTTAAGAGGTACCTCTTCTCTGAGTGCCAACAGCGAGCCGCTGATTGTAATAGACGGTGTAGCCGGAGCAGACTTAAACACGGTGGCGCCGGAAGACATCGAGTCGATAGACGTCCTGAAAGATGCATCAGCTGCTGCTATCTATGGTTCAAGAGGTGCTAACGGGGTTATTATTGTTACAACCAAGCGCGGGCAGGAAGGCAGGATTACAGTTGAGCTAAGCAGTTATGCAGGCGTAGAGTCGGTATCCAGAACGCTTCCTTTCCTATCTGCCGATGATTATGTAAACAGGCTACGGGAGCAGGGGCTGGATGTAGCAGCAAACGACTATGGCGCCAGAACCGACTGGTTTGATGAGTTAACGCGCAACGCTATTAGCCACAACCACAGCCTGGCTGTCTCAGGGGGTACCGATAAGTTTACTTACCGAGGCTCTGTAGTTTATCTGAAGCAGCCCGGTATTGCCATCAACTCTGGCTTTGATCGCCTGAACGGCCGACTGAACCTCACTCAAAAAGCAATAAATGACAAGCTGGAAGTACAGCTGTTGCTCTCGCAGCAGGTAAGCAATAAGGACTATGTAGACTATTTCCCTTTCCTGCTGGCCGGCAGAATCAACCCAACTATTCCGGTCTACAATGACAATGGCACTTACCTGCAGCCAGGCATTGCAGGCTTTGATGAGTTTAATGGCAGCCGCATACCGGGTGGTTTCGAAATTGAGAACCCTGTGGCCCGAATGAGGCAGATCACCAATGAATCCAGGGACAGGCAGACATTAGGTAACCTGAAAGTATACCTGGAGCCGGTGGAAGGCCTTCGGTTTGGGGTAAACACCTCTATCAACACCTACAACAGTATCTATGGCTTCTTCAGGCCTAGTACATGGCGGGCCAACAATAACAACGTTTCTTTCGGCATGCGCTCTGAAAGAGAGGTGATAGACCGCCTGTTGGAGCTAACTGGGCAGTATGAAAGGGATTTTGGCTCGCACACTTTTAACGTGCTCGGCGGCTATACTTACCAGAAACTATCAAACCAAGGCTTGTTTGCCGCTAACAGGGGCTTCCCGGATGTGTTCGGGTATAACAACATTGGCACCGGCGACAACCCACTGGATCGGGAAGTAGGTTCCTATCAGTCAGAGGCAATCCTGGTTGGCTTTATCGGCCGGGTTAACTATTCCTACAACGACAGGTACCTGTTGACTGCTAACATCCGAAGGGATGGCTCTTCCCGATTTGGTGAGAATAACCGCTGGGGCTGGTTTCCTTCGCTTTCTGTAGGCTGGCGCCTGAAGGAGGAAAGCTTCCTGCAGGACGTTGGCTTTATAAGCGACCTTAAGCTGCGTGTTGGCTATGGTGTTACTGGTAACCAGGAAGGTATACCAGATTATGCAGCCCGGCCACTTTATGGGCGAAGCGGTACCTACCAATCAGGGGGAGAGTTTATTGGAGCCTACAGGCCGCTGCAGAATGCGAACCCTGATTTGAAGTGGGAAACCTCAAGTATGTGGAACGTCGGTCTGGACTTCGCTTTCTTTGATGGCCGCTTGAGTGGCTCGCTGGAGTTGTATGACAAGAATACCAAAGACCTGCTGTTTGAATATCCGATCGCCATAGGTACAAGGTATGGTTCCGGAAACCTTACAGCCGTAGCGCCTAACATACTAGCCAACGTTGGTGAAATCAGCAACCGCGGGGTAGAGTTGGCATTGGATTTCCTGGCTGTAGAGGCAGGCGATTTCCAGTGGCGCACACTCCTTAACCTTTCACATAACAGAAACAGGGTAGAGTCCTTAAGCTCTGGCTTATTCCAGTACGATCCTGAAAGCCCCCGAACCTATGGTAACTTTGGCAGTGGCCAGGGTGGTATAGCAGAGCCTGTAGTGCTCTTGGAAGGCAGGCCGGTTGGCCAGTTCTACGGGCCGGTTCTAAGAGGCTATGGCACAAATGACACGGGAGCTCCAATCTACCTTTGGGAGGACTTCGGAGGCGGCGGCAATGATCCTTTTGGAGCTGACCGTACCTTCCTGGGCGATGCAAACCCAAATCTTCTTTTTGGATGGGGTAACACTTTGGGTTATAAGAGCGTGGAGCTTAGCTTCCTGTTCAGAGGCGCTTTGGGCCACCAGATTGTAAACGGACCTTACATTTACTCTGCCAACCCGAACCGCTTCCCGGGCAACAACGTGGTGGAAGATGCCTTTGATACAGGTATTCCAGAGGGCCTGCCTCCGGCATTCTCCAGCCAGTGGGTTGAAGACGGAGACTTTGTCCGTTTGGACAACTTCCGCCTTTCTTACCGTCTGCCTAATTTCTGGGACCAGATCACGAACGCCTCTGTCTTTATTGCCGGTAACAACACCTTCGTAATCACTAATTACCGAGGCATAGATCCTGAGCCAAGGCTAGGAACTTCACGTGACATTTATGGCGGTTCACAGTCGGCGGGTGTACAGCCAGGCGGCGGTGGCGGTGCTGGTGGTGCCAACCTTACACCTGCTGAGGCTTCCACCATCAGGCGCTCTCTAGGCGGCACGGATATTACGGAGAATGATATTCGCGCAGCCAGTTTATCAACTGGTATAGAACCACTGACCTTCTACCCAAGAACAAGAACTTTCACGCTGGGTATTTCCATCGTCTTCTAG
- a CDS encoding SGNH/GDSL hydrolase family protein, which produces MKYDIMKWALAVVCALTITFSYGQSIVYTPASDLTLVGKILPTQQVYHRVDTTDHPLMPPAVKRRLTNSAGLAIAFKTNSTVIAAKWCTSSRKTLPNMTAIAHEGLDLYIKNDGRWQFAGVGRPKGDCTAYTLVQNMEEGEKECLLYLPLYDETVSLEIGVEEGSSLQAMKDPFEKRILMYGSSILQGASASRPGMAYPARLSRDTGINFLNLGLSGSAKMEKAVADMIVTVKADAFVLDCVPNSSPEEIRERTAYLVNTIRQHHPLAPIIVIPRTVREHGAFDEEVGNWVKAQNEQIELEVSKLLRSGVKDLYLLSYDKQLGDDHEGTIDGGHPNDLGFDRMLQQLKPQLLKILRKYELTPTKGL; this is translated from the coding sequence ATGAAGTATGATATCATGAAGTGGGCACTGGCTGTAGTTTGTGCCCTTACTATAACCTTTTCCTATGGCCAGTCAATTGTTTATACACCGGCCTCTGATCTGACTTTGGTTGGAAAGATATTACCTACTCAACAGGTTTACCATAGGGTTGATACTACGGATCACCCGTTAATGCCTCCGGCGGTAAAAAGACGCTTAACTAACTCAGCAGGCTTAGCCATTGCCTTTAAAACTAACAGTACTGTCATTGCAGCTAAATGGTGCACCAGCAGCCGCAAAACTTTGCCCAACATGACTGCCATTGCCCACGAGGGGCTGGACCTCTATATCAAAAATGATGGCCGCTGGCAATTTGCCGGTGTTGGGAGGCCTAAGGGCGACTGCACAGCGTACACCTTGGTACAGAACATGGAGGAAGGCGAGAAAGAATGCTTGTTGTACCTTCCTTTGTATGATGAAACTGTCAGCCTGGAAATTGGAGTAGAGGAGGGAAGCTCTCTACAGGCTATGAAAGACCCATTCGAAAAGCGAATCCTGATGTATGGCTCCAGCATACTGCAAGGAGCCTCAGCCAGCAGGCCAGGTATGGCATACCCTGCTCGCCTTAGCCGTGACACCGGTATTAACTTTCTGAACCTAGGGTTAAGTGGAAGCGCCAAAATGGAAAAGGCTGTGGCTGATATGATAGTTACCGTCAAAGCAGATGCCTTTGTGCTGGACTGTGTGCCGAACTCTTCGCCTGAGGAAATCCGCGAGCGAACAGCCTACCTTGTAAACACCATCAGGCAACATCACCCTCTGGCGCCCATCATCGTTATACCCAGGACTGTCCGGGAACACGGAGCTTTCGATGAGGAAGTGGGAAACTGGGTGAAAGCGCAAAACGAGCAGATAGAACTGGAGGTTTCTAAGCTGCTACGCAGTGGGGTGAAGGACTTATACTTACTCTCCTACGACAAGCAACTCGGCGATGATCATGAAGGCACAATTGATGGTGGTCACCCAAACGACTTGGGCTTTGATCGGATGCTGCAGCAGTTAAAGCCGCAGCTCCTGAAGATTCTGCGCAAGTATGAGCTGACCCCAACCAAGGGCCTGTAG